The DNA region ATCTTGCGGTTTTATGTTAGTTATTACTCACCTTTAGGAAGACTCGACAACTGATGAATATTCATAGGATTGAAAGATCTAAGGGATGATGATATATACACGTTTTGCAACAGACATGCGTCCAAGTTTTGTTCCCATTTGGTCGTGCGTGCAGGTTTGTCTTTCTTTGACCGCTTCTAATTCCATAGATCGTGCAGTACTGTCATTTTGAGTTATCAACACATTTAActctatattattttatatgatttaatgTTGACGCTGATTATTATATTCTACAACAGCCGAGAATCTTTAGGAACGTGCATCCAAGTTTGAGAAAATCAGTGACGATGGTTTCATCTCCGCGCAAAGGTCAGCTCTTTTTGGTCTTCTCTACGTTTTCCTCAACGTGTAAACATGTCATTAATTGACACAttcagattaaaaaaacaaaaaaaggtagaGTAaaattggagagagagagagatacgaCTTTGGANNNNNNNNNNNNNNNNNNNNNNNNNNNNNNNNNNNNNNNNNNNNNNNNNNNNNNNNNNNNTTGGATCTCCGCTACAACGAGTTCGAAGGCAAGATCCCGTCAAAGCTTTTTGACAGAGAGCTTGACGCAATATTCTTGAACCATAACCGGTTTCGGTTTGGAATTCCCACGAACATGGGGAATTCCCCTGTTTCCGCTTTGGTTCTTGCGGACAACAATCTCGGAGGGTGCATACCGGGAAGTATTGGTCAAATGGGGAAGACACTCAACGAGCTTATCCTCTCCAACGACAACTTAACCGGTTGTTTACCTCCTCAAATCGGAAACCTCAAGAAAGTGACAGTTTTCGACATCAGTTCAAACAGTCTACAAGGTCCGTTACCATCTAGCATCGGAAACATGAAGAGCTTAGAAGAGCTTCACGTGGCTAACAATGGCTTCGCAGGAATCATTCCTCCAAGTATCTGCCAGCTTACTAACCTTGAGAACTTTACTTACTCTTCCAACTTCTTCACCGGTCGTCCCCCTGTATGCGCAGCTGGTTCGTTAGTAGACGCTGTTGTGAACGGCTCCATGAACTGTATCATAGGTTTGGCTAGTCAAAGATCGGCTAAGCAGTGCTCATCTCTTCTTGCTCGTCCTGTTGATTGCAGTAAGTTTGGATGCTTCAACATCTTCTCTCCACCACCACCCACGTTCAAGATGGCACCCCAGTTCCGGACACTTCCTCCACCGGTTTACGTGTACTCATCGCCCCCACCACCGTCATCCAAAATGTCGCCTAGTGTCAGAGCATACTCTcccccaccaccaccgtcgTCCAAGATGTCGCCAACCGTCAGAGCATACTCTGCACCACCGCCTCCTTATTCCAAAATGTCACCTACCGTTCGAGCTTACTCTCCACCACCGCCTTACGTATACTCATCACCGCCACCGCCTTACGTATACTCATCTCCTCCACCGCCTTACGTATACTCATCACCGCCACCGCCTTACGTATACTCATCTCCNNNNNNNNNNNNNNNNNNNNNNNNNNNNNNNNNNNNNNNNNNNNNNNNNNNNNNNNNNNNNNNNNNNNNNNNNNNNNNNNNNNNNNNNNNNNNNNNNNNNNNNNNNNNNNNNNNN from Camelina sativa cultivar DH55 chromosome 3, Cs, whole genome shotgun sequence includes:
- the LOC104778684 gene encoding leucine-rich repeat extensin-like protein 1, which translates into the protein MGNSPVSALVLADNNLGGCIPGSIGQMGKTLNELILSNDNLTGCLPPQIGNLKKVTVFDISSNSLQGPLPSSIGNMKSLEELHVANNGFAGIIPPSICQLTNLENFTYSSNFFTGRPPVCAAGSLVDAVVNGSMNCIIGLASQRSAKQCSSLLARPVDCIPDTSSTGLRVLIAPTTVIQNVA